The genomic interval TTTCGATTTCATTGCCAATTCCTTTGCTTAACTACCGTCGTAGAAGTTTCACTCAACGAACCATCCAATGTACTTAATCCAAGGATGATTGTTGTCACCTTACTTGAGGCTTGAGTATTTGCCACAACTGCAGAACTCACTGAAAACTGATTTACCTTTAAGATGCCATCATCAAGGAGTGTTTTGCAGGAACCAATATCCGATAAAACCTTTATTTGAGATGAGGTGAGAACCCCCTCTTCACACACCAATAGTCGATCTCCATCACTTCTATACTTAATGTTTCGATAATCTTTATTTTCAAAAGAGCCATCTTTGAAGTAAACAAAACCAATTGAAGAAGCGCCACTTACTGATACAGTCCCAGCTGCCCCCGATAACTTCAGAGAGCTCCCTAAACCACCATCGTAACCTGCTCTCTGAATATCCTCTTTAATGACAGACAAAGTGATATCTAAACTTTGCATCAAATTTAAATGCAAGCTTTTATCTTTAGCTGATTTTTGTAAGCTCAAGAATAATGAGCCAACAATCCCAATCAATATTACACCCAGCATGGCACTAATCATTAATTCAACCAGAGAGCTCCCTCTCTGGTGCTTTCTACGAGCAAGTTGGATAATCATATAATTTTGCTCCCGAAAGACTACATACCCGAATTCGTCCAGGTGGATTGGAAATAACAATCGAGAGTTTCTTGGTCACATCTGATGTGGGATAAAAGACAATACTTCCTCCCTGTGGCCTCCCTCTAATTGGGTCAAAAGAGATAAATTTCTGATTATAGTTGTGATACGTAGATAAACCTGAATATGACGAACCCGATAAATAAAGAACTGTACCGCCCGCTGCACTGGCGGACGTGCTTAGTTTTAAAGACCACTCACCTTTGTCAGCTACTTCGGACTTTTCTTTGGTAAAGTGAACGTATAATTTGGCATTTCTTGCAACCGCTTCTGATTTACTTTGATTTAAAAATCCGCTCAGTTCTGAAGCCAATCTTTGCATCTGCACCGTTTGAGAGACATGAGTAAAACTAGGCGTTGCCCAAGCTAAAATTACAGCCAGTACAGCCACTGTAATTAAGAGCTCCAAAAGTGTGAAGCCGCGAGTCATTTCCCAAATTCCTATGTAATCTATTGCTAAGCAACAATTCAACTTGCACCAATGCTAGCACCATAGAAAAATAGGAGGAAAATCAACGAGGAAGTGTTCGTGATGATTCGAAATTTTCCCTGCAAACACTACAAAAAACACTCATCTGGTATGACATTGATCGAATTATTAATCGCCGTAGTCATCGTAGGGGTATTGGCGAGCATCAGCTACCCAAGCTACAACAATTATGTGATCGAGTCGCATAGAACAGTAGCCAAAGCAGATATGGCAAAAATTCAGTTGGAGTTGGAACGTAGCTACAATGGTGGTTATCAATGGACGCAAATCCTATCCGGCAGTACTTGCCTGATATGCGACTCTTCCTCAGACAGATATAAGTTTGAAGTCGCCAGCTCAGCAACGTCCGCCTATACTATCTCTGCCGAAGCGAAAACCGACAAAGGTCAAAGCAAAGATCCTTGCCTAGCCAATGAAACGATAAAAAAAATGACGCTCAACTCAACCAACCAAGCGAAACCAGCGGCTTGTTGGTAGTAAAACAAAAAGCCCGTTT from Vibrio vulnificus NBRC 15645 = ATCC 27562 carries:
- a CDS encoding GspH/FimT family pseudopilin — translated: MTRGFTLLELLITVAVLAVILAWATPSFTHVSQTVQMQRLASELSGFLNQSKSEAVARNAKLYVHFTKEKSEVADKGEWSLKLSTSASAAGGTVLYLSGSSYSGLSTYHNYNQKFISFDPIRGRPQGGSIVFYPTSDVTKKLSIVISNPPGRIRVCSLSGAKLYDYPTCS
- a CDS encoding type IV pilin protein; this encodes MIRNFPCKHYKKHSSGMTLIELLIAVVIVGVLASISYPSYNNYVIESHRTVAKADMAKIQLELERSYNGGYQWTQILSGSTCLICDSSSDRYKFEVASSATSAYTISAEAKTDKGQSKDPCLANETIKKMTLNSTNQAKPAACW
- a CDS encoding PilW family protein, translating into MIIQLARRKHQRGSSLVELMISAMLGVILIGIVGSLFLSLQKSAKDKSLHLNLMQSLDITLSVIKEDIQRAGYDGGLGSSLKLSGAAGTVSVSGASSIGFVYFKDGSFENKDYRNIKYRSDGDRLLVCEEGVLTSSQIKVLSDIGSCKTLLDDGILKVNQFSVSSAVVANTQASSKVTTIILGLSTLDGSLSETSTTVVKQRNWQ